A window of Castanea sativa cultivar Marrone di Chiusa Pesio chromosome 1, ASM4071231v1 contains these coding sequences:
- the LOC142622903 gene encoding RNA-binding protein involved in heterochromatin assembly dri1, which produces MSWSGGDWICSACQHSNFKKRDTCHRCGYPKYGGPDPTTYMSNRTEVLAGDWYCNCGAHNYASRSNCFRCSAYKNDYAAVMGSGGYGSDCSAPPGWKSGDWICSRMGCGVHNYASRTECFKCRTPKEYGGGM; this is translated from the exons ATGAGCTGGTCAGGAGGAGATTGGATATGCAGTGCTTGCCAGCACTCGAATTTCAAGAAAAGGGATACTTGCCATCGCTGTGGATACCCGAAGTATGGCGGCCCCGACCCAACAACGTATATGAGCAACAGGACTGAGGTGTTGGCGGGGGACTGGTACTGCAATTGTGGTGCTCACAACTATGCCAGCCGATCAAACTGCTTTAGGTGCAGTgcatataaaaatgactatgcTGCCGTGATGGGTTCTGGAGGTTATGGATCAGATTGCAGTGCCCCACCTGGATGGAAAAGTGGTGACTGGATTTGTTCTAG AATGGGATGTGGAGTACACAATTATGCTAGCAGGACAGAATGTTTTAAATGCAGGACACCAAAGGAATATG GTGGTGGAATGTAA